One genomic region from Eptesicus fuscus isolate TK198812 chromosome 4, DD_ASM_mEF_20220401, whole genome shotgun sequence encodes:
- the LOC103286286 gene encoding uncharacterized protein LOC103286286: MELSRNSELEAGRLRGLGRCRHFFWLGVAFDAVGATVLFTGIFSDLIFYDLLLYLGSIIIFLSLLWWVFWYTGNIELSPEETWKRPIRMGTLSQHFSFNLNITSTLARIRRGQRRRRLLQSTASLMSRSLTIQVHNPLSKEDQDNDGRKSVRHSGEAKDWGREDLGPGPGPEPEAVKPSERVGPPGPEAGPLGPEARRPSGHLVQPKFTPSALDQPLPPAIVSSKSLPMVPSSSASQPLTISYSKSLPNSLASASHPLVTLASASLPGVPLSSTGQPLDTLVSDTETATSMVSQSHPLVHVAAQSHFPIPVDSERDFQSHSLASRTQPPPVQAFQTQGLASQGSLIQLKPAPFFQTHPVDPWVSLAVQDFQALYNTHQAPMSTTLVQEIELSQSAHAQEPSGGQELSQEVPDTVSRLPESLALATEAQKSKPHESAPAPTTQNSRHL; the protein is encoded by the coding sequence ATGGAGCTCTCAAGAAACTCGGAATTGGAGGCCGGGAGGCTGAGGGGCTTGGGCCGTTGCCGGCATTTCTTTTGGCTGGGCGTCGCCTTCGACGCGGTGGGCGCGACGGTGCTGTTCACCGGGATCTTCTCCGACCTGATCTTCTACGACTTGCTACTCTACCTGGGTTCCATCATCATCTTCCTCAGCCTCCTCTGGTGGGTCTTCTGGTACACCGGCAACATCGAATTGAGTCCCGAAGAGACCTGGAAGAGGCCCATCCGCATGGGCACCCTCAGCCAGCACTTCTCTTTCAACTTAAACATTACCAGCACCTTGGCGCGGATCCGTCGGGGGCAGCGCCGCAGGAGACTCCTCCAAAGCACTGCTTCACTTATGAGTAGGTCCCTCACAATCCAGGTACATAATCCGCTATCAAAAGAGGACCAGGATAATGACGGAAGGAAAAGTGTCAGACACAGTGGCGAGGCTAAAGACTGGGGCAGAGAAGATCTGGGCCCCGGACCGGGACCGGAACCGGAAGCTGTAAAACCTTCAGAAAGAGTTGGCCCCCCAGGCCCTGAGGCTGGTCCTCTGGGCCCCGAGGCTAGACGACCATCAGGCCATCTGGTGCAGCCAAAGTTCACCCCATCAGCTCTGGACCAGCCTCTGCCTCCCGCCATTGTCTCCTCTAAGAGCCTGCCTATGGTCCCATCATCCTCTGCTAGTCAGCCTCTAACTATTAGTTATTCTAAGAGCCTACCTAATTCGTTGGCCTCTGCGAGCCATCCTCTAGTCACTCTTGCCTCTGCAAGCCTGCCTGGTGTCCCCCTGTCCTCTACAGGTCAGCCTCTGGACACTCTGGTCTCTGATACCGAGACTGCAACTTCCATGGTCTCCCAGAGCCACCCCCTGGTGCATGTGGCTGCACAGAGCCATTTCCCGATCCCAGTAGACTCAGAGAGGGATTTCCAGAGTCACTCTCTAGCCTCTCGAACTCAGCCTCCACCTGTTCAGGCTTTCCAGACCCAGGGTCTGGCCTCCCAGGGCTCTCTGATCCAGCTTAAGCCAGCCCCATTTTTTCAGACCCATCCTGTGGACCCATGGGTCTCCCTGGCTGTCCAGGACTTTCAGGCCCTGTATAACACCCATCAGGCCCCCATGAGCACTACTTTAGTTCAAGAGATTGAGCTCAGCCAATCTGCACATGCCCAGGAGCCATCAGGGGGCCAGGAACTAAGCCAGGAAGTCCCTGACACCGTATCCCGGCTCCCGGAGTCCCTGGCTCTAGCTactgaggcccagaagtcaaAGCCCCATGAGAGTGCGCCTGCCCCTACCACTCAAAACAGTCGCCACCTCTAA